A single uncultured Acetobacterium sp. DNA region contains:
- a CDS encoding EFR1 family ferrodoxin (N-terminal region resembles flavodoxins. C-terminal ferrodoxin region binds two 4Fe-4S clusters.): MIFYFSATGNSQHVATRIAAATHDEIFSMTDGLKNDLSQFQIKPDEAVGIVAPTYFIGLPILVRDFLASLELITKKKPYTYFVSTYGTTCGNTGAVVNDIMAKKGFPLDARYSIKMPDTWTPIFDLTDQAKMQKINNKADLLIDTVIDQIKRKANGDMMKRKTPGFLARRYYKSYDKQRTTNHFHVEDSCVGCSLCAEHCPVDAITMENGKPVWIKEQCVMCLGCLHRCPVFSIQYGQNTQKHGQYRHPNVSRI, from the coding sequence ATGATATTTTATTTTTCAGCAACAGGAAATAGTCAACACGTCGCCACCCGGATCGCAGCAGCGACGCATGATGAAATCTTTTCGATGACCGATGGTTTGAAAAACGACTTGTCCCAGTTTCAAATCAAACCGGACGAAGCCGTTGGCATTGTTGCACCGACCTATTTTATTGGACTGCCAATTCTGGTTCGAGATTTTCTGGCCAGTCTTGAACTGATCACAAAGAAAAAGCCCTATACCTATTTTGTGTCCACTTATGGCACCACCTGCGGAAATACTGGAGCCGTAGTCAATGATATCATGGCTAAAAAAGGCTTTCCCCTGGATGCCCGTTATAGCATCAAGATGCCAGACACCTGGACCCCGATCTTTGATTTAACCGATCAGGCCAAAATGCAAAAAATCAACAATAAAGCCGATTTACTAATTGATACAGTAATTGATCAGATCAAGCGCAAAGCAAACGGCGACATGATGAAGCGTAAAACCCCGGGCTTTCTGGCGCGGCGGTATTACAAATCCTATGACAAACAACGAACGACCAACCATTTTCATGTGGAAGATAGCTGTGTGGGCTGCAGTCTCTGTGCTGAGCACTGTCCGGTCGACGCCATTACGATGGAAAATGGGAAACCGGTCTGGATCAAAGAGCAATGTGTAATGTGCCTGGGCTGTCTCCACCGCTGTCCCGTGTTTTCAATTCAGTATGGCCAGAACACCCAAAAACATGGTCAATATCGCCATCCTAATGTAAGTAGGATTTAA